One stretch of Pedobacter riviphilus DNA includes these proteins:
- a CDS encoding 2'-5' RNA ligase family protein, producing the protein MNLAEHYHKLYTESIAKISSGDYETDHLIDDEADQRFGITLVIRPDAATKDKIQQFLTEAKAIEPDQYYYQNADIHITLMSIISCYEGFDLKDIHVGDYIQLIKQVLARHKHFKIQFKGLTASPSCILIQGFLTDTLNEIRDDLRAAFKNSDLQQSIDKRYAIQTAHATVIRFRSELANIDALLSLIEKYQDFDFGTFEVKQVELVYNDWYQREKFVKKLYQFSLS; encoded by the coding sequence ATGAATTTAGCAGAACACTACCATAAACTTTATACCGAATCAATTGCTAAAATATCATCAGGTGATTACGAAACAGACCATCTAATTGATGATGAGGCCGATCAGCGTTTTGGAATCACACTGGTAATTAGACCAGATGCAGCAACAAAGGATAAAATTCAACAGTTTTTAACTGAAGCGAAAGCAATTGAACCTGATCAATATTACTATCAGAATGCTGATATCCACATTACTCTAATGTCTATCATTTCCTGTTATGAGGGCTTCGACTTAAAGGATATCCATGTTGGGGATTACATTCAGCTTATCAAACAGGTTTTAGCCAGACATAAGCATTTCAAGATTCAGTTTAAAGGACTTACGGCGTCGCCATCCTGCATTTTAATTCAAGGTTTTTTAACGGATACCTTAAACGAAATCAGAGATGATTTGCGAGCTGCATTTAAAAATTCGGACCTGCAACAGAGTATAGATAAACGTTATGCCATCCAAACCGCCCACGCTACAGTGATCCGTTTCAGATCGGAGTTAGCCAACATAGATGCTTTGCTCAGTCTTATCGAAAAATACCAAGATTTCGATTTTGGCACTTTTGAAGTAAAACAGGTAGAACTGGTTTATAACGACTGGTATCAACGGGAGAAATTTGTTAAAAAATTGTATCAGTTTTCTTTATCTTAG
- a CDS encoding S8 family peptidase has product MSKTLKKEEKVEYTGRYLVLLPEGSNTSDSINSISAISGLNLKSSLEFENEFFTDKDLAKTDGIVLDKLGIAIVNEKPKIENSISSLGENEMIVEKERVVYAIGMLDESTQNYVEGYRDAVNQMTNVLVGTETEDYNYEEQQSEVESVGATWGLKATNVVPTSFLRYNPYNGAGIKVAILDTGFDFTHPDFAGRPIVHQSFITGETTQDGHGHGTHCTGTSCGPVSSPSAVERYGIAYAASIYIGKVLSNGGSGGDGGILAGINWAIANRCDVVSMSLRGFVTGAGYSAVFETAAARALAQGTLIIAAAGNDSARPGTVRQVMHPANCPSIMAVGAVDVNMNVAAFSNGGLYPTYGAVDIAAPGVNVYSSTKLPTKYASWNGTSMATPHVAGIAALWAQASGLRGINLWRKLTSTAKTLPLPGRDVGAGLVQAPTKTRLIKFPIDRTPILINPKFPIDPIGPIEKIIR; this is encoded by the coding sequence ATGTCAAAAACCTTGAAAAAAGAAGAAAAAGTAGAGTACACAGGAAGATACCTGGTACTACTACCAGAGGGATCTAACACTTCAGATTCGATCAACTCAATCAGTGCCATTAGCGGACTGAACCTAAAAAGCTCCCTGGAGTTCGAAAATGAATTTTTTACCGATAAAGATCTGGCTAAAACCGATGGTATTGTATTGGACAAATTGGGTATCGCTATCGTAAACGAAAAACCTAAAATTGAAAATTCAATCAGCAGTTTAGGCGAAAATGAAATGATTGTAGAAAAGGAAAGAGTAGTTTATGCGATTGGGATGCTGGATGAAAGTACTCAAAATTACGTAGAGGGCTACAGAGATGCAGTAAACCAAATGACCAATGTATTGGTTGGAACCGAAACAGAAGATTACAACTACGAAGAGCAACAATCTGAAGTAGAATCGGTTGGCGCTACCTGGGGATTAAAAGCAACCAATGTTGTTCCAACCAGCTTTTTAAGATACAACCCATACAATGGTGCAGGCATTAAAGTTGCCATATTGGATACTGGCTTCGATTTTACTCATCCTGATTTTGCTGGCCGTCCTATTGTTCACCAAAGTTTTATCACTGGCGAAACTACACAGGATGGACATGGCCACGGCACACACTGTACCGGTACTTCCTGTGGTCCTGTTAGCTCACCATCGGCAGTTGAAAGATATGGAATTGCTTATGCCGCAAGCATTTATATCGGAAAAGTGTTAAGCAATGGTGGATCTGGTGGTGATGGAGGCATTCTTGCCGGCATTAACTGGGCTATTGCCAACCGTTGTGATGTGGTAAGCATGTCGTTAAGGGGTTTTGTAACCGGAGCGGGTTATTCTGCTGTTTTTGAAACCGCTGCTGCCCGTGCTTTAGCTCAGGGTACTTTAATTATTGCTGCTGCAGGAAACGATTCGGCAAGGCCAGGCACAGTTAGACAGGTAATGCACCCTGCAAACTGCCCATCAATAATGGCTGTAGGTGCTGTAGATGTAAATATGAACGTAGCTGCTTTTTCTAACGGAGGCCTTTACCCAACTTACGGTGCTGTAGATATTGCTGCTCCGGGCGTTAACGTATATTCTTCTACAAAACTGCCTACCAAGTATGCGAGCTGGAACGGAACCAGTATGGCTACCCCACATGTTGCTGGTATTGCCGCACTATGGGCACAAGCATCGGGTTTGAGGGGAATTAATTTGTGGAGAAAATTAACCTCAACAGCGAAAACGTTACCTTTACCTGGTAGAGATGTAGGTGCAGGATTGGTACAGGCGCCTACAAAAACAAGATTGATAAAATTCCCAATTGATAGAACCCCTATTTTGATTAATCCGAAATTCCCTATCGATCCAATTGGCCCAATTGAAAAAATTATAAGATGA
- a CDS encoding glycine--tRNA ligase: MAQKNNDEQFKNVISHAKEYGFVFQSSEIYDGLSAVYDYGQLGAELKNNIKTYWWKAMVQMHENIVGIDSAIFMHPKVWKASGHVDGFNDPMIDNKDSKKRYRADQLLENKIDELYSELANFSADNKAKFEAFQQEILGLSDEGQASWVPTFKDEETILDHAKYPFVEEASWRFVKKGLTLEVEMNLALKSENLAQLKDLIVDYKVICPISKTSNWTDVRQFNLMFSTQFGAMAEGSDEVYLRPETAQGIFVNFLNVQKSGRMKIPFGIAQIGKAFRNEVIARQFIMRMREFEQMEMQFFVRPGEDTKWFEYWKEARLKWHKALGTNPDKYRYHDHVKLAHYANAATDIEFEFPFGFKEVEGIHSRTDFDLTQHQEYSGKKMQYFDNDLNEEGKPYGNYVPYVIETSIGLDRMFLLTMINAFEEQDLSTDDKQDSRTLLRLHPALAPYKVAIFPLTKKDGLPEKAREIMDTLKFDFNCIYEEKDAIGKRYRRQDAVGTPFCITVDHQSLEDNTVTIRHRDSMEQERVAIADLGNIIGSAVSWKTLLA, from the coding sequence ATGGCTCAAAAGAATAACGACGAACAATTTAAAAATGTAATATCACACGCTAAAGAATACGGTTTCGTATTTCAGAGCAGCGAAATATATGATGGCTTAAGTGCTGTTTACGATTATGGCCAATTGGGTGCCGAATTAAAAAACAACATTAAAACTTATTGGTGGAAAGCCATGGTGCAAATGCACGAAAACATCGTGGGGATCGATTCTGCAATTTTTATGCACCCTAAAGTTTGGAAAGCCAGCGGACACGTAGATGGTTTTAACGACCCAATGATCGACAACAAGGATTCTAAAAAACGTTACCGCGCCGACCAGTTATTAGAGAATAAAATTGATGAATTATATTCAGAATTAGCCAACTTCAGTGCTGATAACAAAGCTAAATTCGAAGCGTTTCAACAAGAAATATTGGGTTTAAGTGACGAGGGCCAGGCAAGCTGGGTGCCAACATTTAAAGATGAGGAAACGATTTTAGATCATGCCAAATATCCTTTTGTTGAAGAGGCAAGCTGGAGATTTGTTAAAAAGGGTTTAACGCTTGAGGTAGAAATGAACCTTGCGCTTAAATCTGAGAACTTAGCACAACTGAAAGATTTAATTGTTGATTACAAGGTAATCTGCCCGATATCTAAAACTTCTAACTGGACTGATGTTCGCCAGTTTAACCTGATGTTTAGCACACAATTTGGTGCAATGGCTGAAGGCAGTGATGAGGTTTACCTTCGCCCAGAAACAGCGCAGGGTATTTTCGTAAACTTTTTAAATGTTCAAAAATCGGGAAGGATGAAAATTCCTTTCGGCATTGCGCAGATTGGTAAGGCTTTCAGAAATGAAGTAATTGCCCGCCAGTTTATTATGCGTATGCGCGAGTTTGAGCAAATGGAAATGCAATTTTTTGTTCGCCCGGGTGAAGACACAAAATGGTTCGAATACTGGAAAGAAGCACGTTTAAAATGGCATAAAGCTTTAGGCACCAATCCTGATAAATACCGTTACCACGATCACGTAAAATTAGCACACTATGCCAATGCGGCTACTGATATTGAGTTCGAATTTCCGTTCGGGTTTAAAGAGGTTGAAGGAATCCACAGCCGTACCGATTTCGACTTAACACAACACCAGGAATATTCTGGCAAGAAAATGCAGTATTTCGATAACGATTTAAATGAAGAAGGTAAACCTTATGGTAACTATGTTCCTTATGTAATCGAAACTTCTATCGGTTTAGACCGTATGTTCCTGTTAACCATGATTAATGCTTTTGAAGAGCAGGATTTAAGTACCGATGATAAACAGGATAGCCGTACTTTATTACGTTTACACCCGGCTTTGGCACCTTACAAAGTAGCTATTTTCCCATTAACCAAAAAAGATGGTTTACCTGAGAAAGCCCGGGAGATTATGGATACATTGAAATTCGATTTCAATTGCATTTATGAGGAGAAAGATGCTATTGGTAAACGTTACCGCCGTCAGGATGCCGTTGGTACGCCTTTCTGTATCACGGTTGATCACCAGAGTTTGGAAGATAATACTGTTACGATCCGCCACCGCGATAGCATGGAGCAGGAACGTGTAGCCATTGCCGATTTAGGAAACATTATTGGCTCGGCAGTAAGCTGGAAAACTTTGTTGGCTTAA